A genomic window from Lotus japonicus ecotype B-129 chromosome 1, LjGifu_v1.2 includes:
- the LOC130732344 gene encoding uncharacterized protein LOC130732344 produces the protein MDVDNIEENDVIMISSDDEEYDGIVQLSDEEEDDGIMQLSDGEEDDGVERVIHNFDKVISSSDSGGGQTMALPKLYVVNHIRANWENIVLQTPRGRTYSCLLKRRNPRKIDTPIHIAKDWYQYVKDHELKYRDVVHFRPVSTHNNLVNVTITRGQPYV, from the exons ATGGATGTGGATAACATTGAAGAGAATGATGTAATTATGATATCAAGTGATGATGAGGAGTATGATGGAATTGTGCAATTAagtgatgaggaggaggatgatggaATTATGCAATTGAGTGATGGAGAGGAGGATGATGGTGTGGAGAGGGTTATTCATAATTTTGATAAGGTCATTAGCAGCTCTGATTCTGGTGGAGGCCAGACAATG gcATTGCCTAAGTTGTATGTGGTGAATCATATTAGGGCAAACTGGGAGAATATCGTTCTACAAACCCCTAGGGGTAGAACTTATAGTTGTCTGCTGAAAAGAAGGAATCCAAGGAAGATTGATACTCCAATCCACATTGCAAAGGATTGGTATCAATATGTGAAGGATCATGAGTTGAAGTATAGGGATGTTGTGCACTTTAGGCCAGTTAGCACTCACAACAATTTGGTTAATGTTACCATTACCCGTGGGCAGCCGTA TGTATAA